The DNA window TAGTAGAATTTCTGAATCATATTTAACAttatatttcactttatttttgtctgtgtgtgagtatgcagtatacatgcatgcatgcataaatatTCACATGTATGAGGGCTTATGTGTGCAgaagcacatgtatgtgtgtgcacacatgtatggaagtcagaagtTGATTCTGGGAGTGACagggcagggtctctctcacttGAACCCCGAACTTGCCAACTTACTGGAGTTAACTCATTGTATTTATTGGGTTAACTCAAGACTATCTATCTTATGTTTGTTAGTTCTTTATAGTCTTTCTTTCATGTATAAAACCTTACATTTTTCACTAGGATATAGACTGATGGACCTGATTATCATTTCCCAATGGTATTTCCCCCTCCAGGATGTCCACAGACGACTGGGACACAGAGACGATTCCCTTCGATCCTATATTCCTGAACTTCAGAAGGCATAAAGTGAGGATTTCAAATGCAATAAAGAagccatttccttttcttaaggTGCTCCGTGACAACAATCTCATCACTGACGAAATGTATGAAGTAAGTGAAGTTTGTTATATTCTAACCTTGAAACAAGCCCCAGATTAAGTTACGCTTTGATATCTTGCAGCCAGACTGAATGATTGGCATGTTTTAAAAGttgaacttaatttttaaagaaagattttatttcttatgtgcatgcatgtttgtgtacttTTGCATGCTCGTGCgcatgtatttgtgtttgtgttcaaTAATGTGTTGGCTCCTACAGAGTCCAAAAAAGAGCTCCATGTAGTTGTGAGCCATttgatttgggtgctgggaatcacctCTTTTACAGTAACACATCTTCTTATCCATGAGCCAACTCTACAGCACCGGAACCTAATTTCTGACAATGAATTATTGACAAAGTTTTTATAGCACTTGGTACAGATATGTTACAATAATACATTCATATAAATTAGATTTCTGGATCCAGATTTAAACCTTCATCTCCTGGGAGTGATTTGCATTGTGTAAATATTTTGAGAAGTGTTCTTTCCATGTATTAAGGGGAGGAGAAGTAGGGTCCTCAGGAGACGGTCTTGCTTATACGTGAGAGGAAGGTGTTCCATGATCCCTTCTGGATGAGTATTGTTGAAGAAAAACCAGAGCATAACAGGGGTACTCCATAGATGTGCAATGTCTCATGCATTTTAAACCATAGAGTTCATGCAAATCAAATTCAACTGAACTAAACTGATAAACAAGCGAAGTATtaaaagtgatttaaatttattgttgaattattttattgaacTGATTTAGTGAAATTTTCATgaggacattttattttaattaatatctattttaaaagCCTAGATCTAATAATGTTACAAACTACAGAGTGTTTTATTaggacaactttttaaaaactttttaaaattattttatatgtatgagtgttttgtctttgtgtatgtctatgcaccacaatgcccctggtgcccatggaggtcagaagagaaggcaccagatcctcgtgactggagttacagatggttgtgaacatcATCAGGGTACTGGCAATCAAACCTGggaactctgcaagagcagcaagtgtacttaactactgagccctctcTACAGACCCTCCAATATTTTTACCTTATGAATTTGCCTCTATCCAGCAGAGTTCACAATCAGAGGGAATGGACACCTGATTTCCTACAGGAGGACAGGAGGTGTCTGGGTAACAGAACAGCATTGGCCACCTGCCTTGTTagttaactttttttaaagaatgcttctgttttcatttttatgtgtacacatgttttCCCTGACTGTATGTGTGCATAACACTTGTGGGCCTGGTGCCCATATTTTACAGAAATCAGCAccaaatcccttggaactggagttacaagtgttcTTGcatttccatgtgggtgctgggaactgaatgagggtcctctgcaagagcagcaagtattctcaaccatgaaccatctttccagcccctccactatgaaaaaatattattgcatatattatttatttacttataagtatgtatgtgtttctattgtgtgtgcatgtgtgtatgagccgGCTGCTGTGCACGTGTGGGAGTCAGAGCCTGTGGCTAGTTGGTTCTCCTCTTTCACCATCTGAATCCTAGTGACTGAACTAAGATCATCAGGGTTGGTAACAAGTGCCTgtaacccactgaaccatctcaccagccccattgTTAACCCTTAACCcaagttttcctttcttacaaAAAGTGACCCTTCTTACATGTCATAGAAATCAGGGTGGGAGCTCAAAGACACTAGTgagtattttgaaagaaaaaaaaatttacttgttTCATAAAGTAGCCACACAAATATAAAACTTTGCATTAGAACTTAAGTATGTTTGGGATTGAGGTACACTAACTATAATTGTTTCCTAGAGCTTTTCTGTGACCTGGAAGCCTGCACTTacactttctcctttaaaatttttaaggattttaaagaTTCCTGTACAAACCTGGTTCCTGTACAAAATGTGGTCTACAGAGCCCTAGAAGAACTGGAGAAGAAATTTAACATGAATGTTCTATGGGTATTGTTTTGTATGGAACACATGAAGGTGTACCCTGATTTGGAACCCATTTCCAAAGACTTTGATAATGGTAATTTGGTTTAATATTCCCCTATGAGATCCCAGTCATTAATATATCAAGCATATATTAAATGTCTACCAGGTGTCATATCATGAAGCATGATTGGGAATATAGTAGTTAACAAAATTAATGTTCTGTATAATCATAACACTTATATCTAATGGCTAGAGTTGACATGCTCCCAAGGTCTGCTAGGCTGGGAAGACAATTTTAGACTGAGAAGACAATGAGAGCCCTACCAGCATCAGGCTATGGAGAAGAGGACAGGAATAACTCAGTCCCAGTAGGGTAAAACTGCTGTGTCTCTTCAGTGGAGCCcttataatattatatacatagGAGTCCATCAGGTTCACTACCCCCCCCCACCTTGAGTGACAGCTCAACTGTGGGTTGCAGGATCCATCTTAGCTTAGCACTACAATGCTCATAGAAATCAACAATGTGTGAACCAGTTCTTCAACCCCATCTTGTCCATCTTTAAAGCCTGCCCATTATCAAGCTTCCCTTTGGTATGTGCCAGATCCTCAAACTTCCATCCAGGAAAGCCCCTCTTTCTTCTTACAATTGTGACAGCCTGGAAGCCATGTtcagcttctattttctttctattttgacaTATATCTTCTCTGCCCTCTGAAAACTGGAAGAGGAACACAGTTCatagtttgtcttctactttttTATTCCTGACTTGAGTGTCTCATTTCTGTATGGGAAGCATAAAGTCTCCCTTGTGGAGTCTTCTCTGTCCCAGGAGGTGATGGGTAAACTTCATCATGTGGGACACATTGAACTTGCAGTGATCAGGAGACCAGAGATTCCTAAATGTGTAATGCAGAAATGCTGCCCCTTTTCCCCGCTAGAGATCTCTAAtggcttcctcttcttcttccctctccctcccacttcaGTCTTACCACAGAATCAATTGTGTTTCGAAGAAATTGGTAGAGGAGACCTGAACTCACAGCTCAGTCTTGAACAAGGTAATTACACCTGGAGAGAGTTTCTTATCACCACAGAAACTAGGAAATAAAGGTGATCCTTAGCAGAGTGCAACTTGGGGAAAAACAGAGAAGGCAGTGAGGGGAGTGGGTATGAGCCTGGTGTTAGCTTTCCTGTACTGGGACAATTATCCAGGAGAAGCTGTACACACgaactctgaggcaggaggattgtgattttgagaccagctGATTGTTCATAGTAAAActcactcaaaaacaaaatggataCCTGGGAAGTCAATTTATTTGCGTTCATGATGTTAGGGACTTCAGCCCAAATGGTTTGACCTCATTCCTTAAGATAGGGCATAACATTAAAGCAAGGGCATGGTGACCTGGAAGCAAAGACAGAGTGGATGTGTCTGTGCCCTTCAAGGATACACCTCCAGTGATCTAAGTTCCTTCAGCTCAGCTCTGCTTGTTAAAGGTAGGACCAACACCTACTCGTGCTGTTCTGAGGCCCAGACCCCTAATGCATGAGTCTTGGAAGGAGGCGGTGCTTGATATCCAAACTGACCAGCCTCTAGGAAAATGTAGGATCCTTCCAGAGTAACCATGACAACAAACAGTCAGCCTGTTACCCATGATATATTTACTTGAACCCAATGTCAGCAGCCAGATTGAAAGAGACTGACTACTCAGAAATAATTGTGACTTAGAGAAGCCTCTGAAGGAGGTGACCAATATGGAACTGTGAAAGGTGAAGCAGTGTGGTCCATGGTGGCATCAAAGAGGAAATGCTCTGTAAGAGAGATGTTCCTGTTCTGTGCCTGCCCCTATTTACACTGGTCTCTGACACCAGATGTGTGGTGACTGGGGGTTTCCCACATCAACCAACTCACCAGACGTCAGCAAGGTGTCTTAGGATGTAATTATATTCCGATAAAGCGTTCAGTGCCACAAGATAGCAGTCTACTCCAGATGCTGGTTACAAATTCTGGAGTGAGACCCATGCTTCCGGTCAACTGAGCATAAATCAGAGGTTGCTGTGGCGCTTAAGGCTACAGAACTTGTTAGCATAGCTCATGAGCCTCTAGGAAATGTTTGATTAAATTTATTAGAAAAGGTATAGCTCAAAAATGCTAGGCTCGGgggaactggggagatgactcagttgtcaAAGTGCATAGAAACACAGgggcttgagtttgatcccctaaATTTGTGTCAAAAACAGCTCAGGACACAGGGGCAGGAGCTGTAATCCTAGTACcagggaggcggagacaggcagCTCCCTTAAGATCACTGCCCAGGAAACTGATGAGCTTTAGTCcagtgagagactccatctcTACAAAAAGAGGTCAATgccacctgaggaatgacacccaaggtcgTCCTCTGTtctctgcacacatatgcacactaacAATAACCACATAGAAGAGGGTCACCCTGAGGTAAAATGGGGAAAGAACACAACACCCTTTTGCCTTCCCGGGGCATACCGCTCTTCTTCCAGTACTATGGAGTTTGTCAACCCCAGATCTCTCTAAAAAGACTCACTTGGGATTTCAACAAACATTCCATCATGCCTGCATTATTATCCATGTGATCAAGTCAACTTCTAGCTCTTCTCACGTTGGAGGTCAGCGCTCCAATGCTGTAATCATGGTTTATTCCCCTGGCAGCCAGCCCTCCATTCCTAATGTCTTTCCAAACTTCACCTCTGTAATATGCACTGTGGTGTTACTGAGGAAGTGGAGTGTACACTGACTCTCTTTCCACCTTAATCACTTGGGAACCCACCCAGGATTTGAGGAGCTCTGGCCAGGAACAGGAACTGAAGATCCAAAACTACCATTTCTTAGTATGTCACAGTCTCACACTTGATGTTAGAGGAGATGGATTCAAACACGAGAGATGTTGTTTGAGAGCAAAAGTATTCCAGAAGATAGATAGAGGGTGATGCACAGCAAGAAAGTGGTAGAGGTGTGGGGAGATCACACGGATTCtctgaggcagagaaaggaagagcaaaGGAAATGAGAGCAGAAAGCATAACGGACAATGGCAGAAGGATCCATGTTGCTAGTTTGCTGCTTT is part of the Arvicola amphibius chromosome 8, mArvAmp1.2, whole genome shotgun sequence genome and encodes:
- the LOC119821618 gene encoding nuclear autoantigen Sp-100-like isoform X1; this encodes MTLAGVGKKKETEGGSFSNRMSTDDWDTETIPFDPIFLNFRRHKVRISNAIKKPFPFLKVLRDNNLITDEMYEDFKDSCTNLVPVQNVVYRALEELEKKFNMNVLWVLFCMEHMKVYPDLEPISKDFDNVLPQNQLCFEEIGRGDLNSQLSLEQGTASTTPTNEEGQRENPTSPE
- the LOC119821618 gene encoding nuclear autoantigen Sp-100-like isoform X2 produces the protein MTLAGVGKKKETEGGSFSNRMSTDDWDTETIPFDPIFLNFRRHKVRISNAIKKPFPFLKVLRDNNLITDEMYEDFKDSCTNLVPVQNVVYRALEELEKKFNMNVLWVLFCMEHMKVYPDLEPISKDFDNGTASTTPTNEEGQRENPTSPE